ATTTTGACGATTATTAGTGTTTAAAAAGCAGATGTCTAATTAAAAATATATTCGAGGGAATAAATAGTTTCAAACTTTTAAACTAAAAAACAATAAAAATGACAACAATTAGTAATGAATTTCAAGACGAACAAAAGGTAATAAAAAGTATTTCCTCAAACTGGTGGGCTTTCATCATTAAAGGCTTCCTTGCGCTAATATTCTCTGTGTTGGCTTTTATTATGCCCGCTACAGCCATACTTGCCCTGGCAATTGTTTTTGGTGCATTTGCCTTAGCTGATGGTATTTTTGGCATTATTGCATCGGTTCGGAAAATCAGGAAGGGAAAGCGGTGGGGATGGCTTATTTTTAGCGCTATTATAAGTATACTGGCAGGTATTGCTGTTATTGTTTCTCCACTTATTGCCACTGTTGCAATTGCCAGCTTTTTATGGGCCAGCATTAGTTTTTGGTCAATATTCGTTGGCATATCAGAAATAATA
This DNA window, taken from Kaistella carnis, encodes the following:
- a CDS encoding HdeD family acid-resistance protein, yielding MTTISNEFQDEQKVIKSISSNWWAFIIKGFLALIFSVLAFIMPATAILALAIVFGAFALADGIFGIIASVRKIRKGKRWGWLIFSAIISILAGIAVIVSPLIATVAIASFLWASISFWSIFVGISEIITALRLRKEIKGELWMIFSGLFSVILGAIILWMFITQPENVLLASGWLLGINAFLSAMTYFFLGFKLKKTSENGAKTKLW